The DNA window CATTATAACTCATCAACGTCGAATTGAATACTGTTACGACTCACTATGATTCATATGAAATAAGCCCGAAATGGCCATCAACTTTCTACAAAGCTTCAACATATCAAAAGTCAACATATGAAACagggaaatataagaaaatgaagagtacaatcaatatgaaaattatacacattgataaacagataaatacgtatatatacatactcacacacatttgTGGTGAAATAGGTACTTACATAATAACTGAAGGGAGTCAGCATCATAAATAGTAAACATCCTCGATCTGTAGTTATCATTTTTCATCTGAATGAAAAGGCAGAACTCGTACTACGTCGCTCATTCACAGGTGATAATTAATGAACTTACTAGATTTTGTTTACATCATGTCAATAAGCTGATGAAAATTAAAGGATTTCAGTTCTTCGTGAATTGTCAAATTCATTCATCTATACATAAATTGTTTAACTTCACGTTAAGAAATGCAGTATTGGGAGGTACAGTCAAATTCACGACCTGGTTAGCGGAAAGATCAAATGAATATCCTATAAGTTTGAGTAACTACGGAATTTTGAAACTCTGACAGTGCATGCATAAAGCCTCTGCACTTCTAGAATTGAGGATAAAATAACCACTGAAATTCTGAATTAAATTCTGAATTAGAACTGAAATGAAGAATATCTCTTTGCCAAAGCCGAGCTTCGAGCTCGCGTCGGGGAGGGAAACGCGTCCAGCGGTCTGACCACGACGCTACACATCCACGTATATGCAATGCAAATATCTAAACAGAGAGGCGCTCCTGAAAGCTACgaaaaaaaatgccttttgaatatttcaacaaacaactgtttctatttatttcagacgaacgagagagagagagagagagagagagagagagagagagagagagagagagagagagagagagagagagaagccaacaAATATAAATACCGTATGCAACTGAATAATTGCCAAGCGTGAATTTTTTAGGGGCGTTTGTACATATCTTTTTTCATGATTCGAAGCGTGGTTTTTACATGCGTGTCAGAGCACGCGCGTGCGTATGGGCCTTGCACGTGGTGAATGTTTGTCTTGTTTGGATATTTATGATTAAATTCGAGTGTTTGCTGTGCCTTCGTTGATGTTTTATATGGAATAAACTGACTGTTGCCAATTCCTGAATGAAATTCTGCGCAACGATGGGATACGTTCCGTACTCACTAGAGCTACACAGTTCTCTTAAATAAGATTATATACGTATAAACACATAtgctatataatatgtatatatactgattatactgtgtatatatacacaatacatatatatatacacatacacacacacacacacacacacacacatatatatatatatatatatatatatatatatatatatatatatatatatatatatacacacacacacacacactgtatatcaCACTACCTCCAAAATAGGAAAAGATGtatgctgacacacacacatatatatatgtatatatgtagagagagagagagagagagagagagagagagagagagagagagagagagagagagagagagagagagagagcgcgcaatcAAACAGCGTCGATCGCTCTTACAATCATACACGAACATCCTCCATCGAAGATTACTTTATTCAATTTTACGTACATCATCTTGTGGGCCGCatgaagggaaaacaaaaataaaaataagaccacCGAGAACCACGATGAAGAGGAGCCACTCGCAGATCAGATTAGCAATCAGCTTAATTATGAAGGATTCGATCCAGAGAATAGGAACCTCATGAAGTCATTACGAAAACCTAATTACACCGTCAGACAAATCGCCCGCATTAAGCAAGGCGTTCGTTCGGCCACCAGCTCCATCAAGCAGATCTTGAATTGTAGCAGATATTGTGCTGAAGAAGAATTGTTACAAATTGCATTGTAGTCGCTTTAATCGCCTAAAagtatgatgtatatgtattacTGACTTTCTTCATTATGTTGTCTCTGAATGATATCTTATTTTAACCaatttgcaatgaaaaaaaatattccattcttttacatatttttattaaatacctTCATATCTTCTTAACACTTCTCATATTTCTTAACAGTGCTTAATAATATAACTCTGTCACATTTCCTGTTAATGACGAAATAAGCTAATCaggcctttgtttattttttttgtaatggctGATAATAAGTATTTACTTTACATAATGTGAAGAAgcaaataattgtaaaaatcagTGTCGACACTACATGGTATCTATTAATTGAATTATCCTCCTCTAATGAAGTTCCTCTTCCAACGACGTTGGTCCTCAGTTGAAGTTCCTCCTCAGCTGACTTCTTTATGTGTAATACTTCTTCCAATGAAGTTCATTTTCATAGTAAGTTCCTCTTGGTATGAAGTTCCTCTTCACATTAAACTCTTTGTATAAAGTTTCTTTTCATACGAGGTTCCTCTTCATAACATATTTCTATTCATATGAAGTTCCTCTAATGGTAACTTCTTCTTGATATGAGGTTCCACTTCAAATGAGGTCCCTCTAGACATGGGTCCCTCTTCAAATGAGGTCCCTCTAGACATGAGTTCCTCTTCAAATGAGGTCCCTCTAGACATGGGTTCCTCTTCAATTGAGGTCCCTCTTGACATTGGTTCCTCTTCAAATGAGGTCCCTCTAGACATGGGTTCCTCTTCAATTGAGGTCCCTCTTGACATTGGTTCCTCTTCAACTGAGGTCCCTCTTGAAATGGTTTCCTCTTCAACTGAGGCTCCTCTTCACATTGGTTCCTCTTCAGCTGAGGTCCCTCTAGACATGGGTTCCTCTTCAAATGAGGTCCCGCTAGACATGGGTTCCTTTTCAAATGAGGTCCCTCTAGACATGGGTTCCTCTTCAATTGAGGTCCCTCTTGACATTGGTTCCTCTTCAACTGAGGTCCCTCTTGTAATGGTTTCCTCTTCAACTGAGGCTCCTCTTCACATTGGTTCCTCTTCAACTGAGGTCCCTCCAGACATGGGTTCCTCTTCAAATGAGGTCCCTCTTGACATGGTTTCCTCTTCAATTGAGGCTCCTCTTCACATTAGTTCCTCTTCAATTGAGGTCCCTCCAGACATTGGTGCCTCTTCAAATGAGGTCCCTCTAGACATGGGTTCCTCTTCAAATGAGGTCCCTCTCGACACGGGGTTTGGGTTCCTCAAATGAGGTACTTGAAATCCTTATTCATATGAGGTTCCAACATGATATTCCTCTTGATATCAGGTTCCTCTTCAAATGAGGTCCCTCTTAACATGGATTTCTCTTCAAATGAGGTCTCTCTAGACATGGCTCCCTTTTGACGTTAGGTTCCTCCTCCGCACATTCTGAAGAATGACAAGGAACAGCCCCATTGTATGCTAATCGCATTCCGAAAATCCTTGTCCATAAAATCTATTGATCCTTGAGTATGATTGATAATCTAGGAGTAGGTTGTCTGGAGTCATGACTGGAAGAcactcttttaacatttttttttctgagatacAAAGGCTAATGGGACGGGCAGCCCAATACCCGCAACTAGCCCAGGtcggaagaagaaaaataactggGGGAGGAAGACGTTTGGGGTTTCAATACGATGGAAACAATAGAATGAATGACTGACTGATAGTAAGTTATCTGGTACCATTAAGGATATAAAACTAAgccaataaatacataaataaacatatacataaaatgaagaAAGTTATGTATAAGGAAAAACTGAATAAGGAAGAGAATACCAAAATTTGACAACTATGCGAAAGAAACACTTACGGAATAGAGCAATCAGCGAAATGCTGATTTACAAAGGTTAAATTTGCGAAGAGGTGGCTTGAGGGGTGTTACGATTTAAGAcaatccttcctttttttttttcatatttatgaaaaatccATCCTCACCTACATACGTTCATCTGATTGTAAAAAAACATATTAAGTTTTTCTAATCTAGGCTATGCTAtgttttagtataataataaacattttgtaGGCATAAActcgcccccccccaaaaaaaaaaaaaacacatccttAACTGCTTATTCACTATATTTACCCCATCCCCGTACGTCAGATTccaccaccccccaaaaaaaacgcAGGCgcacgtactcacacacacacacacacacacacacacacacacacagctcataATAAAACCCATAACTAACTTCATAAGCTTATAAGTAAGCTCCTTCGCCAGAATGCGAAAGAGATCGTGTCTGCCCTTCATAAATCTAGCGGAGCGGTCAAGGTTGGtaaatttccgagagagagagagagagagagagagagagagagagattctctcaatTCCAGAGGCTAATGCACTGTTCAATCActgtcttctctttttttttcttgcaaatagttttactaattttttatcatgACGTCATTCTGTTTGTACCATGTTGGTTATAGAGATCCGCAGATTATTACAACAATAACATTCCCGTTATTATTTACAAGCTCCTACTTACTTAACACAGTGcaagaagaaatttctttttctaatttatgAAAGATTCCAAGAGCAAAGTTAAAACCACAAGTGACTGGGAATTTTATGTCTAAAATAACTGTATCATTTTATTACATCAGAAGTGCTTTACGTacgaaataaattccaaaataaataaaatgctcaaaatataaaaaaaacttataactttaacactacaaaattaaaaacttgagttttcataataaaaaatctcACGTCTGAATTCCTCCAATAAGTCTCCCACAGGAGATACAGAGATACACTGTTCAGCCCACGAACTTCCCAGGGCTATCTCttagcatataatatatactgtatgtatgtccTAATCTAAGAGTAACCTCCAACTGCAGGTCTTTTAGGGTGAGGCTGCAAGCCCCAAGATCTAAAACCACCTTGATTGTGAACCACCATAATTTTCTGCTAGGGTCAACAGAGACCCAATTAACTTTCAAGAAAGTGATCTGAAGTGATTTCCCCTCCGTGGGATTGAACTCCGGCCTTATGACTAAAGCCTTCAgttcattacggcaattcatcCTCATTTGGCCTGGTCTTAAGAATCTCTCAACATCTCTCATTTCTGGTCTTTATTGTATCATTTTTCCTACCACCTCATTTGCAGACTTCAAAATCCTTTGGCTCAAACGCGGAATC is part of the Macrobrachium rosenbergii isolate ZJJX-2024 chromosome 9, ASM4041242v1, whole genome shotgun sequence genome and encodes:
- the LOC136841978 gene encoding protein PBMUCL2-like yields the protein MGPSSNEVPLDMSSSSNEVPLDMGSSSIEVPLDIGSSSNEVPLDMGSSSIEVPLDIGSSSTEVPLEMVSSSTEAPLHIGSSSAEVPLDMGSSSNEVPLDMGSFSNEVPLDMGSSSIEVPLDIGSSSTEVPLVMVSSSTEAPLHIGSSSTEVPPDMGSSSNEVPLDMVSSSIEAPLHISSSSIEVPPDIGASSNEVPLDMGSSSNEVPLDTGFGFLK